The segment CCAAACAACTGTAGCCCCCCATTGATTGAGCTCAACTGAGAAGGCACGACACTTGCAAGATCGCGATGTGTTCCGATGAAATCTGCGTCGGGGAATTCGTCAGCCAGATCACGAACCCAAGTGGTGAAACTGGGGTTTTTTGACAGAAGCCTTAGTTCTTCGCCTCGAAAGGCCAAATGACGTTTCACGAGGCTGCGATACGCCGTCAACAGACGCTGCCTTTTTGCTGAAGGAAGCGAAGAAAAGTCTCCGATCGCCCATGTGGATTTTGCATAGGGAAACATCAGAAAGCGCAAAAAGCAGCCGTCAAACGGAAGCAAGCCCAAATAATCCTCTTCTGGATCAGTCAAACGCGTTGGATGAATGTCGTCAAAGCTAGAAATAAGATGGTCCTGCAACAAACTAAGCAGTTTCCAAATCGGGCCGCCCAGAGCTGCATCAATTTTATAGCCCGCCCAGCAGAGGTATTTTTGGCAAAGCGCGGGCGCGAATATAAGCTCCCATAACGGCATGGACGTAAATTGTTCTGAATGGCTGGCCATCAAGCGATGGACTGTTGTCGTGCCACTTCGAGGCAGACCAACGATGAAAAGGGGTTTGTTGATTTCCACATTCTTGAGATGCGGAAAAAGAATAACGTCAAGCATCAAAGCCATGCGGTGAATGAGCAAGATCATCACAATCACTGGCAGAAGGAGAGACTTTGTGATCACTCCTGCTACTCGGATCTTCTTTCGCTCAGGTGAGGTCCATACCATCTTATGCCCTCTGGCGCTGCCTATTGCCAAACGCAGGAGCAAAGAGTTTTGAAGCTGGCGTGTCTTTCGATCCGGCAGGCTCCGAGCGCCACCTAAGTAATTCGATGCGGCCGTTTTGATCTTCGGTCAG is part of the Sulfitobacter geojensis genome and harbors:
- a CDS encoding sulfotransferase family protein, producing MVWTSPERKKIRVAGVITKSLLLPVIVMILLIHRMALMLDVILFPHLKNVEINKPLFIVGLPRSGTTTVHRLMASHSEQFTSMPLWELIFAPALCQKYLCWAGYKIDAALGGPIWKLLSLLQDHLISSFDDIHPTRLTDPEEDYLGLLPFDGCFLRFLMFPYAKSTWAIGDFSSLPSAKRQRLLTAYRSLVKRHLAFRGEELRLLSKNPSFTTWVRDLADEFPDADFIGTHRDLASVVPSQLSSINGGLQLFGHTSKDPWIIRQFSGLLIDYKERLTAYQSSLGTRYADVDFDVLIRSPESVIEEIYKKFHIPSRNENDSVVFDRLLMAARSYKSKHAYSLYEFGLQSDDVGRGSTTLPSKG